TAAATCAATAGATTTATAAGCAGCTATGCTACCAGTAACACCCAAAATTATCTTTTGTTGCATTTATCATAAGTCATATGTTTGAAAGCTATCAGTAAGTATACCTTGAAACATAGAATCAAGGTCAATATATGCTATACTTCAAGAATTTGCAGCGCATACTAGCTTAAGTATTTCTGCTTCAGAAAGTTCAGTAACCTCTGAAATAAACTGAATATCAGTGTTCTTAGCAAGCAAGCGCATGGCAAGGGCTTTTTTTTCTTTGAGTTTGCCTTCTACTTTGCCTTTCTCAAGGCCTTCGGCTATACCTTTCTCAAGACCTATATTCATTCCTTTATCCAGAGCCGCGTCTAGCATAGATTGATGATCTAGGATACGTTTTTGCTGCTCTTCATATGACAGCAACTCTTGCTCTGACCAACCAAACTGGTCTAGTGCTTCATATGCTCTTTTGATTATTAAATCGCTTTCTATTATCTTTTGCAAATCAGACTCAGATGTTTGATCTGCATACTTAAAGAAATAACACCACTTTTGCAAGATGTTATCTAGCTTATCTCCTGGCTTCTTCTTAAATTTTGGCAGTTCAATAAACGTAAATGAGAAATCTTTTAAGTCATTTTCGTAAGTAACTTTGTCTAGAATAATATGATCTGATTTATAACTTTCCTTCTCTGGAAAGAGCACGCAATCTAGGATTGCTATAAAGATTATTTTCTTTAAATTGCAATAAAGGCCCATTCCATCAGACCCTCTTGCTGCCTGTCTTCCATAAGCTTTAGCTGCATAATACTGCGCTCTTTTCTCAAAACCTTTGCTTGGAGAGATCTGCATCTCTATTATGTATTGAACGCCACTTGCGTCTTTGCAAAGCACATCAACAATAGACTGCTTTTGATATGCGATTTCTGGATCCTGAACAGGACTTAAGAACTCCACAGATTGAATCTCATTTAGTCCTCTCATTTCCAAAACATCATTGATGAAATGTATCAGAATATCTTTGTTCTTTTCAGTGCCAAAGATCTTCTTAAACGCAACATCATTTTTAGGATCTAGATATTTGGAAAGTGACATTTTTTACTTTTTTATGCAATGTTTGATTATGATAAACGCATACTGCATATTCTAGCTTGAAATGCAGGGAATATCTAGGAATTATTCTGAAAATGCTGATTAAATGATGTTGAGTTTGCATGTAGGCTTTCTTGCGAATCATAGCACTCATGCTTTCTTAAATTATTTTGACACCACACGGGCAGCATTTCATACCTCTTCTGAGACTTTTAGCGCGCGTACTATCTAGCTCATCCGCCAAAAATTGATTTGCGCAAGCAAATCAATTTTTTTGGAGAAGTGAAATGTGCAAAAATTAGCTAGGGTGCACTATCTAATGCACATGCTTATTTATGCAACAAAGTTCCTTAAATGCGACAAACAAAAACCTATATCTCTTCTAACTATTCAACAGTATATCCATGCTGAAAAAATTAGGCTCAGGCGATAAATCCATCGCAAGAGCAATTTGCGCATCTTGCTCTTGCTGCTCGAAGTCAAATTGATCTCTAGCGTCAAAGTACTCTTCTTCTGCTCTGATCACCTGCAGAATTTCATGTGCATTAAGATGATTGAATATTAATTCTGCCATGTCATTATGTAGAACCTCACCACCCATTGCTCCAATATGTATAGGGTCAGTAATTAAGCGTGAGTTATGTGCACGTACTACTTCAATAGCTAATTCTAAAGCAATATCATTTATTCCTATGGCATGAGTAATTGCTTCATGATGGATGGCATCACGTAACCCTTCAGCATTCATATACTCTCTAAATAGCATGAAAGCAACAACATCTAGATTTTGCGACAAAAACGACATTGTTTGCGGATCTTGCATTATTGTATGAAATGCTTGCATGATATGTTGGTCATTTTGAGCATTGAGTATACCAGCAATCACACTTGCATTTATGTTTCTTGCAGTATTTTGTATTTGCTCTATGTGAGTGAGAAAATATACTGCAGCCCATGGGTTGTGTACTACTGTATTAAGCGCTGCTGTGATATGCTCTTGAGTGATTTCTTGAAAAATATGATTGCTATCTTCTCGTCTTTCGTGTCTTATATTCAATATTAGTTCTGGCTCATTCAGCAGTACTGTTGCTAAAAAAGCACGCGCTTGCTGTGGTAGATAGAACTCTCCTGTACTAGTTACTGAACTTAGCAAGTAATTGCGTGCTTCATGTGCTGTATCATAAATAAAAGACATACGTCCAAGAAATAGTGCATCGAGAAATGCATGATGAAATATGTTGCACATGGTACTCCCCAAGGTATTTAATATTAAACGAGGAGCTGTCATTACTTCTTCAAATGTAACTCCAGTTAATCTTAATGCTTCAAATGTCGCGCGTTGTTCTTCTATTGTGCGTTCTTCTACTATACTTTCGTCACGAGTGGTATATACAACCATCTACTTCCCTCAAATAACGCTCACCATCTGCACTAGGAGTACGTAAATGAAATTGAATAGCTGCTAACATCATTTCTCTTTGCAAAGGTGATGCTCCTTCTAGAGCAACACTTAAGTCAGCTCCATGCAATTCATCTAACTGACTCACTGTAGTTGGCCCTGGTTGCACAAGGAAGCTTGCGAATGTCGGGTATATGCTCCAATTCATAATCTTTCTCCGTGTTTATAGTTTTTTTAATATACTGAGTAACCTAGAAAACAAACCTTTGATGTAGTATCAATCTCATTTACAAAAAATCTCTTATATACTCACAATAAAAATACCCTGAAGTTTGATCTGCGAATTATAAAGGAAGCAGTGCTCTTTAGCAACAACTAAAAGTTTAGTTATATCGTATTAGTTGTATAACCCCTGGTAAATGAAGAGTTGGCATTTAAAACTTATACATATATGAAGTTATATCTCAAAAAGAATTAGGAAGAACTAAGGGTGCATGTGTGTAAAATCAATAACAACAAACGGTCTGATAAAAAGGCGTCAGTTTTGAAAATATTACTAGTATATAGCCTCAGCAAAGAACTTTGTGTAAATATCAGATGATTAACATGAGAGAATCTAATGATTAAACTTCTTCAAACGTTTGCTTTAGCAGCCAATTGCTTTGTCGTATCCTTAGCTTAATGGAATGCTCATATACTTCGTGCCGCATGCGACTTGTGTGACTCCGTATGTTCCTTGCACTTGCCTTAACTGAAATCAAGTGTTCAAAAAAACTTAATGAATATGTTTCGAAACTTTAGTCATGAACAACCTTTCTAAAGTTTGTGAAAGATAAAATTCAACGATTTTTGCAAAGAAGTATTATATGTTGCAGACGCTATTAAAGTTACGAAACTTGTATACTCAGATTATTAACAACTCGCGCTAGTGTAATAAATGAAAATATACTAAAATTATTCACTATATTTACCAAAATCAATATTACAATGCAGATTGCCCAGCTGCGAGCCTTGCTATAGAAACTCTGTATGGCGAACATGAAACATAATCTAGACCTGAATCGTGAAAAAATTTTATTGATTCTGGATCCCCTCCATGCTCTCCACAAACACCTAACTTAATGTTTGGGTTTGTTGATTTGGCTTTTTGCACGGAAAGTCTGATAAGTTGGCCAACTCCGTTTGTATCTATCGAAACAAACGGATCTTTCTGAAAAATCTTTTGTTCTAGATATGTTGGTAAAAACTTGGCACAGTCATCTCGAGAGATACCCATGACCATTTGTGTTAGGTCATTTGTACCAAAGCTACAAAAATCAACGAGTGGAGCTATTTTATCTGCTTCAAGAGCAAGTTTTGGTAGCTCTATCATAGTTCCGAACAAAAATTTAGCTTCAAAGTCGAACTGAGCCTTTAATTCCAAAGCAGTTTCACAAACAATTTTTTTAACTATTTGCAGCTCAGCTGCGTTCATAATAAGCGGCACCATTATTTCAGGAATAATATAGATACCGGCTTGCTGTGCAAATTGCCTCGCAGCAAGTAGAATAGCCTTCACTTGCATTGAGTAGATCTCCGGATACGTAACAGCAAGCCTAGAACCTCTATGCCCAAGCATTGGATTTACTTCTTTTAATCTTGCAATCTCAGTTGCAACATAATCTACACTATTGCCACTAGCCCCTGCAAATCTCTCTATTTCCTCATTTGTCAGTGGGAGAAATTCATGCAACGGTGGATCAAGCAATCTAATTACAATAGGCTTTTCCAGCATAATTTCAAAAAGATCAAGAAAATCCTGCTGCTGATACGGCAATAACATGTTAAGCGCTTTTACTCTTTCTTCTTTTTCTTTCGAAAGAATCATTTTGCGCATCCAAAATATTCTCTCAGACTGAAAAAACATATGTTCCGTTCTACATAGCCCTATTCCAAGCGCACCAAATTCTAAAGCTATTTTAGCATCTTGCTTAGTCTCAGCATTTGCCATCACTGACATTTTAGCAAAGCTGTCTGCAATTTTTGTTATTCTTCTATATTCATTAGAAACGCCTTGTAAGACTGTTGCTACTTTACCTGCAATTATATCTCCATTCATTCCATTTATCGTGATCCAATCACCTTCTTTAAGGATCGTAGTGCCGATCTTCAGCGTCCTCTTCTCTACATCTATTGTTATGCTAGATGCTCCACATACACACGGCTTTCCCATACTTCTTGCAACAACAGCTGCATGAGAAGTCATGCCACCACGTGCAGTTAGTATTCCGCAAGATGCGTTCATACCAGCAATATCTTCTGGGCTAGTTTCATGCCTCACTAGTATCACACTTCTACTTCGTGACATATCTTCTGCGGCTTGTGATGAAAAAACAATCTGTCCGCTAGCAGCCCCAGGAGAAGCAGGAAGCCCTCTTGCAATCACTTTGCTTGTTTCATTTGGATCTATTACTGGGTGTATCAACTGCTCTATGTTTTTTGCACTAACTTTCATAAGAGCTTCTTTATCTGATAAAATTCTATCATCAAGCATATCTAAAGCAATTTTGATATTGGCTTGAGCACTTCTTTTTCCAGTTCTAGTTTGTAAAATCCACAATTTTCCATCCTCAATTGTGAATTCTATATCTTGCATTTCTTTGTAGTGGTTCTCAAGTTTCTCAGCTATTTCAATTAGGTTAGAAAAAATTTGAGGCATTTTCTCCTCAAGTGATTCTATATCACTACCTCCAAACTCAGGTTTGCAACTAATGGAAATTGGCAATGGGGTATAGGTACCAGATACTATATCCTCTCCTTGAGCATTAGGCAAAAACTCACCAAATATTCTGTTCTCTCCATTTGATGGGCAGCGCGTAAACATTACACCAGTTGCACTGTTGTCACCAAAGTTACCAAATACCATTGCCTGTACATTCGCAGCTGTCCATATATCATCTGATATTGAATGAATAGCTCTATATTTCTTTGCTCTGTTACTATGCCAAGAGTCAAAAACTGCACACACAGCACCCCAAAGTTGTTCCCATGGGTCTTCTGGAAATTCTCTTCCTGTTCTTTTTATTATTAGATCTTTATATTCATCTATGATCTTATTCATTAATGTTGAATCAATATCTTGGTCTTGAGAGATGTTTTCCCTTCTTTTATGATTATTAAAGATTTTTTCAAATTCATATA
This region of Candidatus Lariskella endosymbiont of Epinotia ramella genomic DNA includes:
- a CDS encoding Rpn family recombination-promoting nuclease/putative transposase; the encoded protein is MSLSKYLDPKNDVAFKKIFGTEKNKDILIHFINDVLEMRGLNEIQSVEFLSPVQDPEIAYQKQSIVDVLCKDASGVQYIIEMQISPSKGFEKRAQYYAAKAYGRQAARGSDGMGLYCNLKKIIFIAILDCVLFPEKESYKSDHIILDKVTYENDLKDFSFTFIELPKFKKKPGDKLDNILQKWCYFFKYADQTSESDLQKIIESDLIIKRAYEALDQFGWSEQELLSYEEQQKRILDHQSMLDAALDKGMNIGLEKGIAEGLEKGKVEGKLKEKKALAMRLLAKNTDIQFISEVTELSEAEILKLVCAANS
- the ppdK gene encoding pyruvate, phosphate dikinase — protein: MKPETVQYVYKFSQNHIDGDCSMKSLLGSKGANLAEMLKIDIPVPPGFTISTAACFEYYQNSRSLLDVIKSQVVEGIIHLENTLGKRFGGPNSNLLVSVRSGAAISMPGMMDTILNLGLNDSSVKLLATSSKNERFAYDSYRRFIQMYSSVVLGIDLYEFEKIFNNHKRRENISQDQDIDSTLMNKIIDEYKDLIIKRTGREFPEDPWEQLWGAVCAVFDSWHSNRAKKYRAIHSISDDIWTAANVQAMVFGNFGDNSATGVMFTRCPSNGENRIFGEFLPNAQGEDIVSGTYTPLPISISCKPEFGGSDIESLEEKMPQIFSNLIEIAEKLENHYKEMQDIEFTIEDGKLWILQTRTGKRSAQANIKIALDMLDDRILSDKEALMKVSAKNIEQLIHPVIDPNETSKVIARGLPASPGAASGQIVFSSQAAEDMSRSRSVILVRHETSPEDIAGMNASCGILTARGGMTSHAAVVARSMGKPCVCGASSITIDVEKRTLKIGTTILKEGDWITINGMNGDIIAGKVATVLQGVSNEYRRITKIADSFAKMSVMANAETKQDAKIALEFGALGIGLCRTEHMFFQSERIFWMRKMILSKEKEERVKALNMLLPYQQQDFLDLFEIMLEKPIVIRLLDPPLHEFLPLTNEEIERFAGASGNSVDYVATEIARLKEVNPMLGHRGSRLAVTYPEIYSMQVKAILLAARQFAQQAGIYIIPEIMVPLIMNAAELQIVKKIVCETALELKAQFDFEAKFLFGTMIELPKLALEADKIAPLVDFCSFGTNDLTQMVMGISRDDCAKFLPTYLEQKIFQKDPFVSIDTNGVGQLIRLSVQKAKSTNPNIKLGVCGEHGGDPESIKFFHDSGLDYVSCSPYRVSIARLAAGQSAL